The sequence GAAAGCGCATGGGCCCGTCCAGCGGTCGCCATCCGCTCAGCCACGCGCCCATCGTCGAGGACCATCCGCAGGCTGTCGGCCAGCGCACGCGCATCGCCCGGCTCCGTCAGTCGACCCGCCGTCGCCGGAACGACGTCCGGCACGGCACCGCCGGCGCAGGCGATGATGGGCAGGCCGGCCATCATGGCTTCAGCGAAGACCATGCCGTAGCCCTCGTAATGCGAGGGCAGGCAGAAGAGATCGGCGCCCGCGTAGACCGCCGCCATGTCGGTCGCCGCCCCTTCGATCGCGATGCGGTCGGTGAGGCCGACCTCCGCCACCCGTGCCTCGATCCGCGCGGCCCACTCTTCGTCCGGTCGCGCGCCGATCCAGCGGGCCTGCCAGGGCAGGTCCTCCAGCCGCAACAGCGCCTCGATCAGCACGTCATGCCCCTTGCGCGGCGTGAAAGAGCCCACGGTGAGGATCACCGGCGGCTCGCCCTGCCGTGCCGCCGCGTCCATCTGGGCCAGCCCTGGCTCCGCCACCGTGATGCGCGCATCGTCCACGCCGTACTCCGTCGCGAGGATGCGGGCGGTGGTGGTGCTGGTGCAGATCACGGCCTCAACCACGCCCAGCGCCGCGGTCTCGCTCGCCCGCAACGCCTCCGCCTGCACAGCGTCCAGCCCCGTCTCCAGCGCCAGTGGATGATGACAGAGCGCCACGATGGGCCGCTCCAGTCCCTCCAGCAGCGCCACCGGCGTAGCACCAAGCGCCAGCCCGTCGATCATCACCGGGCCGTGGCCGCTGAGCAGCGCCCGCGTCTCCTCAAGATCGGCGTCCGTTGGGGCCGGAAAGCTGCCTGGCAAGGCGACATGCCGCAACCCCGGCAGTGCGGCGAGCACATGGCGGTCATAGGCGTAACCGCCCGTCCGCATCTCCAGATCGCCGGGGATGGCGAAATCGCCGAGGCTCAAATCGCGGCCTCGTACCAGGCCTTCGCCACGTGGCTCTCGTTCAGCGTCACCCGCAGCGCCGACAGCCCGTCGGAGCCCGGCCCCAGCCCGCCCTCGCGCGCCGCCTTGGCGATCTCGGTGTGGATGTGGCGGCAGAGGTATTCGGTCGTCGTGACCTCGCCCGGAAAGACCTCGTCGAGATTGGCGTAGTTGATCGGGCCGAGAACGCGCTTGAGCACGTCATGCGCCCGGCCCATGTCCACCACGATGTTGTCGGCGGACAGGGTCTCGCGAAAGAAGGTGACGTCGACCACGAAGGTGGCGCCGTGCATCGCCTGGGCGGGTCCGAAGACCTCGCCCTTCAGGCTGTGGGCGATCATGATGTGGTCGCGGACCTCGACGGCGAACATGGGCGGCTCCTCGCAGCATTGCAGTTGCCCATGACCTAGCGGATCGGTCGGCATCCGCAATGCTGCATTGCAAAAATCGGCCACGCTGCGGCCGGGACGGGAGATCGGACCATGGTGAGCAACCCCTTCACGCTGACGGACCGGACGGTGCTGGTGGTCGGCGCGTCCTCGGGTATCGGGGCCGCGACGGCGGCGCTTGCCTCCGAACTGGGCGCCGAGGTCATCCTCGCCAGCCGGTCTGCGGCGAAGCTGGAGGCGGTGCGGGACGCGCTGCCACGTCCCGACTGGGCGCGCATCGTGCCCATGGACTACCTCGACCCCGCCTCGGTGACCTCGGCGCTCGCCGACGTGCCCCACATCGACCACGTCCTGATCTCCGCCGTTGCGGACGAGAACGCCAAGCGCGGCCCCTTTACCGAGCTGACCGAGGAGACGATGCGCGCCAGTTTCGACAAGTTCTGGGGCCAGGTCCACGTCCTGCGCGCGGTCGCGGCCCGGATGGAACGGGGCGGGTCCGCCACGCTTTTCGCCAGCGTGGCCGGGTTGAAACCGTCCGGACCGGACTCCGGCCTGTCGGTCATGAACGGCGTGCGGGCCGCCGTGATGCAGCTTGGCCGGTCGCTCGCCATCGAACTCGCACCGCTGCGAATGAACGTTTTGGCCCCCGGGGTAGTACTCACCAACGTCTGGACCGAAACGCAGCGGGAGGAACTGGGATCGTGGATGGAGGCAGAACTGCCAGTACGCACCGCCGGGCGGCCCGAACACATCGCGCAGGCGGCGGTCGCGCTGATGACCAATCCCTACATTTCGGGCGTCGTGCTGCCGGTGGACGGGGGATTGCACCTCACCTGACGCGTCGCTCACCCATAGGTGATCGCGGTCGCGATGCCGTCGGCCCCCTCGGTGAGGCGCTCGGGCAGCAGCGTCTCCGCCTCCTCGAACGGCATGTGATGGGTGACGAGCGCGTCGAGCGCGGGATCGTCGAGCAGGCCGATGGCCGTGCGCATCCGCTCCGCATGGCTGACCGAGGCGCGGCGGCCAGGTGCCACATGACCCACCTGGGAGCAGCGTATGGAGAGCCTGTTCGCGTGGAAGGCGCCGCCCAGCGGTACCGGCACGGGCTCGGCCCCGTACCAGCTCATTTCGATCACCTGCCCCTCGAACTCCAGCGCGTCGATGGCGGCGGCAAGGCCCCCCGCGCTCGCGGAACAATGGAATACCGTGGACATCTCAGACAGGCGGTTTTTCGCAGATGCGAAACTCACGCGAAGTTCACTCGCCAGTGTTTGGCGGCTCTCTATCTTGTCAGCCAACGTCACCTTGGCTTTTCCAATGCGTGCAGCCAGATAGGCCGTCAGACAGCCCACGAGGCCGGCCCCTATCACGGCCACGCGGGACCCGGGTCTGAGTTGGGCGTCCCAGATCGCGTTGAGCGCCGTCTCCATGTTGGCGGCAAGCGTGGCCCGGGCCGGCGGCAGGGTGGACGGCAGGACATGAACCGCTTCGAGCGGCAGGCGAAAGAGGGTCTGGTGCGGATGCATCGCGAAGACAAGACGGCCACGAAGGCGCTCCGGCCCTTCTTCGATCCGCGCGACGGCCGCGTAGCCGTACTTCACCGGGAAGCCGAAATCGCCCTCCTGCGTCTGGAGCGCCATGCGCGTGCGCTCGCTCTCGGGGACGGCGCCGGACCAGACGATGCGCTCCGTCCCGCGGGAGAGGCCCGAGGCAACCATGCGCAGCAGCAGCTCACCTTCACCGAGTTTCGCCGGGCGGATCGCGACACCGCGCTGCCCCGTGTACCAGATTGCCCGAGGCTCCATGCCCGTTCCCTCCCCGCGTTTCGCGAGACGATAAGCGTATGAAAGATCACGTCCAGCATCTGGACCCGGTCCCGGGTCACGACAGCGTGCGCACGCCGGCCGGCCTGCAGCAGACGGGCCTGCTTGCCCGCCGCCGCGGCATCGTCGCCGTGCTCAACCTCCTGACGCTCGCCGCGATCATCGCCGGCGTGGTCAAGGTCTTCGGCATGGGCGGGTGGACCGTCACCGATACCGTCATCCTCGTTTGCGTCTGCATCGGCGCGCCGTGGACCGTGATGGGCTTCTGGAACGCGGTGCTGGGCCTGTGGCTCATGCATTTCCACCGCGACGGGCTCGAGAGTGCTGCACCGCACATGCGCGATATCGACGAGACGGCGCCGATCGTCAGCCGCACCGCGCTCGCCATCTTCCTGCGCAATGAACCGCCCGAGCCGACTTTCGCCCGCGCGGTGGAGATGCGCCGCTCGCTCGACGCCACGGGTTGGGGCCACCGGTTCGAGATCTTCATCCTCTCCGACACCGATGATCCCGCGATCGCTGCGGCGGAGGAGATGGCGATGGCCCGCCACCGTCACGCGCTGGGCTCCAACGCGGTCTATCGCAGGCGCGAGGTCAATGCAGGCTACAAGGCCGGCAACGTCCGCGACTTCCTGCGGCAGTGGGGTGACGGTTTCGACTTCTTCCTGCCGCTGGATACGGACAGCCTGATGTCTGGTGCCGCCATGCTGCGCATGGTCCGCATCTGTCAGGCCCATCCTCGGATCGGTCTGTTGCAGAGCCTCGTGGTCGGCGCGCCTGCCCGCTCGGCCTTCGCCCGGATCTTCCAGTTCGGGATGCGGCACGGCATGCGCTCCTTCACGCTGGGCGCGGCCTGGTGGCATGGCGAGTGCGGACCCTACTGGGGTCATAACGCCCTGATCCGCGTCGACGCGTTCCGCAAGCACTGCCGCCTGCCGCAACTGCCCGGCAAGGCCCCGCTCGGCGGGCACATCCTCAGCCACGACCAGGTCGAGGCGGTGCTGATGCGCCGCGCGGGCTACGAGTGCCGCGTCATGCCGGTCGAGGGCGAAAGCTGGGAGGAGAACCCGCCCACCATCCTCGACTTCACCAAGCGCGACCTGCGCTGGTGCCAAGGCAACATGCAGTACGGTCCGATCATGTTCTGGAAGGGCCTGAAGCCAATGAGCCGCTTCCAGATCTTCTCGGCCATGATGATGTATTTCGGCGCGCCCGCCTGGATGCTGATGACCGGTGCCGCGGCCTTCAAGATGATGAACGACGAGGTGGGGCAGGTCGATCTCGCCTTCGGCCTCGCCATGTTCTTCATCATGATCGGCATGAGCCTGTTTCCGAAGATCGCGGGCTGGATCGATGTCGCCCTGCGCCCCGGTGGCGTGCGCAGCTATGGCGGGGCGGGACGCTTCGCGCTCGGCGCGCTGATGGAGACCGCGTTCACCATGCTTCTCGCGCCGGTTGTGGCGATGCGGGTGACGATCTTCCTCATCGGGCTCGCCTTCGGCCGCTCGGTGATCTGGGGCGGGCAGAACCGCGATCCCTACGCGCTGCCGCCGCTCACGGCGCTGCGCGGGCTCTGGCCGCAGACCCTCGCGGGCGCGGTGCTCGCAGCCCTGATCCTCTGGCGTGCGCCGAGCGCGCTGCCCTGGGCAGCACCGGTGCTCGCAGGCATGTTCCTCGCGATCCCGTTCGCGCTGCTGACCGCATCCCCGGCGCTCGGCCGTTGGATGCAACGGCGCGGCATCTGCGCGACGCCGGACGAGGTGGCACCCAACGCGGTGCTCGATGGCGCGGAGATGGCGCTTGCGGCCCCCGCTCCGGCAAGACCACAAGCCGCCTGACGCGCAGACGGCGCATGTTTGCAAAACGTGTTGAAAGGGTCGCCTCCTGCAGGCGGCCCTTTTCACTTCGCCCAGGTCGGCAAATCCCCTTGTAGCGCATTGCCGCGGCCGCACTTCGCATTTGACCGAATGGTCAGGATCGGCCTAGCCTCGCGCGAAGCCGGAGGCCCGCCGATGATCCCCCATCCCTATCTGCTGTTCCTGGGCGACGCGCCCGATCCGCTCGCCGCCAAGGTCGCGCAGGGCATCCGCGACTGGCGGCCCGACGCGGCCATTGGCCAGCTTCGTCTGCCGGGCTGCAATGCCGACATGAAGCTGCCGGACATGGACATCGCGGCGGCCGCGGCGGCGGGGGCCAAGACCCTCGTGATCGGTGTCGCCAACCGCGGCGGCGTGATCTCGCCCGCCTGGATGCAGGTGCTGGAGGAGGCGCTCGCCCACGGCATGGACATCGCCTCGGGCCTGCACACGCTCCTGCGTGACCAGCCCGCGCTGGTGACAGTGGCTCAGAAGCACGGCCGCACACTCCACGACGTGCGCGTGCCCACCGTGGCCTACCCGATCGCCAACGGCGAAAAGCGCGCAGGCAAGCGCTGCCTCGCCGTCGGCACCGACTGTTCCGTCGGCAAGATGTACACCGCCCTCGCCATGGAGCGGGAGATGCGCGCGCGCGAGATGAAGGCGACCTTCCGCGCCACCGGCCAGACCGGCATCCTGATCACCGGCGACGGCGTGCCGCTCGATGCTGTCATCGCCGATTTCATGGCGGGGTCCATCGAGCATCTAACCCCGCCCAACGACCCCGACCACTGGGACCTGATCGAGGGGCAGGGCAGCCTCTTCCACCCCTCCTATTCCGGGGTGACGCTGGCCCTGATCCACGGCGGCGCGCCCGATGCCCTGATCCTGTGTCACGAGCCGACGCGGAGCCACATGCGCGGTCTGCCGGGCTACGACCTGCCCAGCCTGGAGGCGCTGCGCGACAGCGCCCTCGCCATGGCCCATGTCGTCAACCCGGGCTGCACCGTGACCGGCATCTCGCTGAACACCGCCGCCCTCGACGAACCCGCCGCCGCCGACCTGCTGAAAGGCATCGAGCAGCGCATGGGCCTGCCCACCATCGACCCCTACCGCCACGGCGCCGCGCGCCTGGTCGATGCGCTGCCATGACCTTCTTCTTGCTCCAAATATCTCCGCCGGAGGCGTCATGATCTCCGTCACCGCGGACAGTTTTCGGTTGGCCGAGGCCTTCTCCATCTCGCGCGGG is a genomic window of Pontivivens ytuae containing:
- the dgcN gene encoding N-acetyltransferase DgcN; the encoded protein is MIPHPYLLFLGDAPDPLAAKVAQGIRDWRPDAAIGQLRLPGCNADMKLPDMDIAAAAAAGAKTLVIGVANRGGVISPAWMQVLEEALAHGMDIASGLHTLLRDQPALVTVAQKHGRTLHDVRVPTVAYPIANGEKRAGKRCLAVGTDCSVGKMYTALAMEREMRAREMKATFRATGQTGILITGDGVPLDAVIADFMAGSIEHLTPPNDPDHWDLIEGQGSLFHPSYSGVTLALIHGGAPDALILCHEPTRSHMRGLPGYDLPSLEALRDSALAMAHVVNPGCTVTGISLNTAALDEPAAADLLKGIEQRMGLPTIDPYRHGAARLVDALP
- a CDS encoding SDR family oxidoreductase, which encodes MVSNPFTLTDRTVLVVGASSGIGAATAALASELGAEVILASRSAAKLEAVRDALPRPDWARIVPMDYLDPASVTSALADVPHIDHVLISAVADENAKRGPFTELTEETMRASFDKFWGQVHVLRAVAARMERGGSATLFASVAGLKPSGPDSGLSVMNGVRAAVMQLGRSLAIELAPLRMNVLAPGVVLTNVWTETQREELGSWMEAELPVRTAGRPEHIAQAAVALMTNPYISGVVLPVDGGLHLT
- the mdoH gene encoding glucans biosynthesis glucosyltransferase MdoH, producing the protein MKDHVQHLDPVPGHDSVRTPAGLQQTGLLARRRGIVAVLNLLTLAAIIAGVVKVFGMGGWTVTDTVILVCVCIGAPWTVMGFWNAVLGLWLMHFHRDGLESAAPHMRDIDETAPIVSRTALAIFLRNEPPEPTFARAVEMRRSLDATGWGHRFEIFILSDTDDPAIAAAEEMAMARHRHALGSNAVYRRREVNAGYKAGNVRDFLRQWGDGFDFFLPLDTDSLMSGAAMLRMVRICQAHPRIGLLQSLVVGAPARSAFARIFQFGMRHGMRSFTLGAAWWHGECGPYWGHNALIRVDAFRKHCRLPQLPGKAPLGGHILSHDQVEAVLMRRAGYECRVMPVEGESWEENPPTILDFTKRDLRWCQGNMQYGPIMFWKGLKPMSRFQIFSAMMMYFGAPAWMLMTGAAAFKMMNDEVGQVDLAFGLAMFFIMIGMSLFPKIAGWIDVALRPGGVRSYGGAGRFALGALMETAFTMLLAPVVAMRVTIFLIGLAFGRSVIWGGQNRDPYALPPLTALRGLWPQTLAGAVLAALILWRAPSALPWAAPVLAGMFLAIPFALLTASPALGRWMQRRGICATPDEVAPNAVLDGAEMALAAPAPARPQAA
- a CDS encoding glycosyltransferase family 4 protein; translation: MSLGDFAIPGDLEMRTGGYAYDRHVLAALPGLRHVALPGSFPAPTDADLEETRALLSGHGPVMIDGLALGATPVALLEGLERPIVALCHHPLALETGLDAVQAEALRASETAALGVVEAVICTSTTTARILATEYGVDDARITVAEPGLAQMDAAARQGEPPVILTVGSFTPRKGHDVLIEALLRLEDLPWQARWIGARPDEEWAARIEARVAEVGLTDRIAIEGAATDMAAVYAGADLFCLPSHYEGYGMVFAEAMMAGLPIIACAGGAVPDVVPATAGRLTEPGDARALADSLRMVLDDGRVAERMATAGRAHALSLPTWAETAARIADVLEGVRA
- a CDS encoding zinc-dependent alcohol dehydrogenase, with the translated sequence MEPRAIWYTGQRGVAIRPAKLGEGELLLRMVASGLSRGTERIVWSGAVPESERTRMALQTQEGDFGFPVKYGYAAVARIEEGPERLRGRLVFAMHPHQTLFRLPLEAVHVLPSTLPPARATLAANMETALNAIWDAQLRPGSRVAVIGAGLVGCLTAYLAARIGKAKVTLADKIESRQTLASELRVSFASAKNRLSEMSTVFHCSASAGGLAAAIDALEFEGQVIEMSWYGAEPVPVPLGGAFHANRLSIRCSQVGHVAPGRRASVSHAERMRTAIGLLDDPALDALVTHHMPFEEAETLLPERLTEGADGIATAITYG
- a CDS encoding 6-pyruvoyl trahydropterin synthase family protein gives rise to the protein MFAVEVRDHIMIAHSLKGEVFGPAQAMHGATFVVDVTFFRETLSADNIVVDMGRAHDVLKRVLGPINYANLDEVFPGEVTTTEYLCRHIHTEIAKAAREGGLGPGSDGLSALRVTLNESHVAKAWYEAAI